Proteins encoded by one window of Panicum virgatum strain AP13 chromosome 7N, P.virgatum_v5, whole genome shotgun sequence:
- the LOC120683813 gene encoding uncharacterized protein LOC120683813 yields MKLIFSTFSGVLLGYLFAISFPAVNLTNFDLPSSVISYIEGRSAVITTQTMWNHALTSANSLKESSDSKYDEIPKIYVSTNPKGAERLPPGIVVPETDLYPRRSWGDTRQDLTSQPRYLVTFTVGIAQKANIDAAVKKFSDNFTIMLFHYDGRTTEWDEFEWSRRAIHVSAGKQTKWWFAKRFLHPDVVSSYEYIFIWDEDLGVEHFNAEAYIELVRKHGLEISQPGLESDKEPAWRMTKRQSDQEVHKETEERPGWCTDPHLPPCAAFVEIMATVFSKNAWRCVWYMIQNDLVHGWGMDLALRRCVETAHEKIGVVDAQWVVHQAIPSLVDRERQ; encoded by the exons ATGAAACTCATATTTTCGACGTTTTCTGGCGTCTTGTTGGGTTACCTGTTTGCGATCTCCTTCCCTGCAGTTAACCTAACCAAC TTTGATCTCCCTTCCTCTGTTATATCCTACATTGAGGGTCGAAGTGCTGTCATCACAACCCAAACAATGTGGAACCATGCATTGACATCTGCAAATAGTCTTAAGGAAAGTTCTGACTCAAAATATGACGAAATTCCCAAG ATTTATGTTTCTACAAACCCAAAAGGTGCTGAAAGACTTCCACCAGGCATTGTTGTGCCTGAAACAGATCTTTATCCCCGAAGATCATGGGGTGACAC ACGTCAGGATCTTACTAGCCAGCCGAGGTACCTTGTTACCTTCACAGTTGGCATCGCACAAAAAGCAAATATTGACGCAGCAGTAAAGAAG TTTTCAGATAACTTCACCATTATGCTATTCCATTATGATGGTCGCACTACCGAATGGGATGAATTTGAATGGTCCAGAAGAGCCATCCATGTTAGTGCTGGGAAACAGACTAAATG GTGGTTCGCAAAACGGTTTCTTCACCCAGATGTTGTCTCCAGTTATGAGTACATATTTATCTGGGACGAGGATCTTGGTGTCGAGCATTTCAATGCCGAGGC GTACATTGAGCTTGTCAggaaacacggtttggaaattTCCCAGCCTGGCTTGGAATCTGACAAAGAACCAGCATGGCGTATGACCAAACGACAaagtgatcaagaagttcaCAA AGAAACAGAGGAGAGACCAGGCTGGTGCACTGATCCCCATCTACCGCCATGCGCAGC ATTTGTCGAAATCATGGCGACCGTGTTTTCTAAAAATGCATGGCGCTGTGTATGGTACATGATTCAG AATGACTTGGTCCATGGGTGGGGTATGGACCTTGCCCTTAGGAGGTGCGTGGAG ACTGCTCATGAGAAGATTGGAGTTGTTGATGCTCAATGGGTTGTTCATCAAGCCATCCCCTCGCTTG TTGACAGGGAGAGGCAGTAA